The Zea mays cultivar B73 chromosome 7, Zm-B73-REFERENCE-NAM-5.0, whole genome shotgun sequence DNA segment AGGAAGGAACCTGATGAGGTACATCCACTTTTTTTGTTTCTGAACTTCTCTTATTGTCTCAGGTTATGTCTAATAGTTCTTCACCTGAGATCCGATGTTCTGCGTCTGACTTGACTCCGACATTGGAATTTATAGGTTGTAATCTTTAGAGATGGGACCTATTTGACTCTTAAGGAGGTTTTTGAGAGTTTGGATTTGACAGGGTAACTTCTAGATTTGACTTTTCTTCTGTAAGTCTTCCAGATACCAGTTTTGACATGACTCATTGATTTCTCTGCCAGGTATGACCTCAATGTTGATCTCTTAGATGTTCATGCTGATAAGAGTACATTTCATCGTTTTGACAAGTTCAATCTGAAATATAATCCATGTGGTCAATCTCGCCTGAGGGAGATATTTTTAAAGCAGGATAATCTTATTCAAGGTGCAAATATTTTATGTAGATGTCTTTCTGTCTCAATTGTGCAATTGTTATTTACATGCAGCATTTATCTCATGGTCAATGTAAACCTGACAGGTCGCTTCCTTGCTGAGCTGACAAAAGAAGTATTTTCTGACCTTGAAGCAAGTAAATATCAGGTGTGTTATTCTTTCATAACTTGTTTTCTACGTGCTGGAACTAGTTCTTCTGATTTCTTATCTTTCTAGTATGCTATCTTATGGATTCTAGCTATTCATTTTTCTAGAAAGGACCCAACTAATGATTCTTGCAATTGCCTTTATCAGATGGCTGAGTATCGGATATCTATTTATGGGAGGAAGAAAAGCGAATGGGACCAAATGGCAAGTTGGATAGTGAACAATGAATTATATAGCGAGAATGTTGTTTGGTTAATTCAGGTTGATAGCCCTGTCCCCCTTCTTTTGTTCAAGTGTGTTCAATAACCAAATGTGAAACTCTGGCTAGCCCACAATGTAACAAGAGTATAATTTCTGTGCTTTATTATTTGTTTCATTTTTTGTCTTCAGATTCCTCGGATATACAATGTATACAGGGAGATGGGCACAATCAATTCTTTCCAAAACCTCCTTGACAATATTTTTCTCCCTCTTTATGAAGTAACTGTTGACCCAGCTTCACATCCTCAGCTCCATGTTTTCTTAAAACAGGTAAGTGGAAATACTTGTATGTTCCACTGAATGGGGTTGTTTCCAACTGATATTTGTTATATTTTGTTAGGCATTATTTGCATCATTTTCCTTTATTTACTTCAGGTTGTTGGGTTGGATTTGGTGGATGATGAAAGCAAACCTGAAAGACGCCCAACAAAACACATGCCAACACCTGAGCAATGGACTAATATTTTCAATCCAGCCTATGCGTATTATGTGTACTATTGCTATGCCAATCTGTATACACTGAACAAGGTACATCTTTTTGTGCATGAAGTTCTTCATCATGTGCTCATTTTAGGATAAGTAACACATAAAATCTTCTGAAAAAAAGATAATAGTGCGTGTTTTTTTTTCATAAAATAAATTTTAGCTTGCAGTTAGCTTCTTGTTCAACATTCATCTGGTTAAATTACAATGGTTAATTTGAAATTTGTTGAGAGCGCAGCTTCGTGAGTCCAAGGGCATGACAACAATCAAACTTCGTCCACACTGTGGGGAGGTTAGTGCCTAACATAAACTATAAATCTCCAGGTCGAACTTGAACTTGGTGAACTTATTGTTGTTATCTTCAGGCTGGTGATATCGATCACCTTGCTGCAGCATTTCTTACTTCACATAACATTGCTCATGGGGTGAACCTAAAGAAATCCCCTGTACTTCAGTACCTGTATTATCTTGCTCAGGTTAGTAATAGTATTTTTTGTGTTGATTGAACATCCATTGGATTTTCATATAGTTGCTTGAGAGGGACTAATTAATTATATTTTGTCCGGCTGTGTTCAGATTGGTCTAGCAATGTCTCCCTTAAGTAACAACTCACTGTTTATCGACTATCATCGGAACCCTTTCCCAACATTTTTCTTAAGGGGTCTTAACGTGTCTCTTTCGACTGACGACCCTCTACAAATTCACCTGACGAAGGAACCTTTGGTTGAAGAATACAGTGTTGCTGCTTCAGTAATGCCCCTATCTCTATCTCTGTCATGTGTTTTCCCAATCCCACCCAGAGGTTCTTAGTCTGGATTGCTTGTTGCTCTTGGCAGCTTTGGAAGCTGAGCTCATGTGACTTGTGTGAAATCGCTAGAAATTCTGTCTACCAGTCCGGATTCTCTCACAGGCTCAAGGTATAAACTAGTGGTTTATGTGGCCATTTGTTGTGTGGGTCATGGATGGATTTTCTAACACTGTCTGGTGTCTGCTCTAGTCTCACTGGATCGGGAGAAACTACTACAGAAGGGGTCCGGAGGGCAATGACATCCACCAGACAAATGTTCCTCACATCAGGGTTGAATTTCGACACACTGTATGTACCTCTGTACTGTATTTAAATAATGTATCTTAGTGTGCCTTTTCTgttaggtgttgtttggttcacggAATATCATGTAAATGGTAATAAGTTTGAATAGACTGGAATCAATTTCTAGCGTACTATCCGATTATGATTAAAATTAAACAAATATGATTTAATGTTATCAGTTATCCAATTTAGTACAAATATATGAACCAAACTGCACCTTAATGTTTTTATCTTCTCCCCTTACCCTCGACTGCAGATCTGGAAAGAAGAAATGGAGCTGATACATTTTGGAAATGTTAACCTACCCGAAGAAGttgacaggtgaagagcaggggaATTGCAGTGAAGTCTGGCGGTGGCGGCAAGGGGACGAGAGAATGTGTCAACACGAGAGACTCGTTTGCTTGCAGAGGAGGTATCATGACAATGGATGTCGCCAAGTCCTCCGTGTCGACCATATATATATGAAGAATAATAAGAAAACACAAATACCCAAGTATTTAGAAGCGTTGAATCCAGATGTGGCATGAGGTCGGAGCCAACGTGTACTTGCATACGTTACGTTTATATACATGTACTGCTCTGCTGTAATGGTGTTTCGACGAATGTGTCTTGTCATTAATGTTTTGTTAGGCTCGTTCCAGGCTTCTGCTGATATATACGTTACGTTCAGGCCCGAACTAGGTTTGGGTTTTCGCTTTCGCTACTCGTAGGAAATGTTTAAGTACCGGACTTCATGCTATAGGGATACTAGCTCAGATGGCTCAGATTTTATGTCCAGCCCTATTATTTATAGATCAGATTCTAGtttttctttttttaaaaaaatagtgTTTTTGAATATTTGGACTTCAAAACGGTTAGCTCGTAGGCGTAGACCAATAGAAATGTGCCATGTCGTTAAAGATGGTATGTATCGACTGATTCGAATTGATTGATTGATTCGCATGGCACGGGCAAGGTTTGTGGGAATGGATGGAGATGCATGGACACGACTCGCCATCTGTTTGTTGCTTGCCGGACCACAGTTTCTTGATTGGTAATCATCATggttatctctctctctctcaacacTAAAAATGAAAAAGTAATTGGTACTGCTAGTCAAAATTAAATCAGGGATGTTTTTTATAGAAATTACAAGAGAAGACCTGCATGCATTTGTCAAAATGAAACGAAGAtctacagcagcagcagtagtaataGGTATCCAGGGTGGGTGGGTGGTCTAGGGAGAGGAGTTGAAAGGAAGCGCTTGACATTGTGAGGCTGGGCAAAAATGGTTAGTGATCCTGGGCGGACGAGGAGAGCGAGAGGATGTGCGCGTAGAGGAAGTGGTTCCAGGTGTCGGGGAGTCCCGGGAGGCACCAGTGGATGCAGTCGGCGTAGGTCTTGGGGTCGGCCTGCTGCTCCGGTGTGAGCAGCTTCCCCTGCCGCAGCGTGTGCACGGAGGTGTGCGCGTCCTTGCGCAGCTCCGACAGCCCCGTGATGTCGACGAAGTGCACCGGCACGCGGCGGAGGTAGCGCGCCAGCACCCCGCGCGCCACGCCGTGCAGGCGCCAATCCGTGCCGATGTCCAGTCGCCCCGTCCGGTTGTTGCTGATGGGCTGCGTCTCCATGGCGCACTTGATGCCGCCGTCGTTACCCCACGCCCACGGCCTGCAATCCCAAATTCCAAACCTGACGCTGGTGAGCAGACCAGCAGTCAACACACGAGGAAAGGACTAGGAGGTAAAAAAAACTAAAGAGATTACGTGACGTGGTTGGGCGACATGCCCATGAAGAAGACTCTTGTTCGGTTGGGGTCGATGTGGCGGTCCACCCACCTGGCCCACGTCTTGAGCACCTCCCGGTACGCCACCGGCCGGTCCACAAGGGCGTACTTGCTCCACCTCACCCCCTCCTCCTCCTTTTCAAGCTGATGCTGATGACGGCGAATGACTTTCATCTCGAATGTGTTGAGCCACCAGATGTATGAGTTGAAGACGAGGTAGTCCACGCCCTTCCAGTTCTTGGCGTGCTTGGCGATGGCGCGCCAGGCGATGACACGGTTCATGACGCTGTGCGCCTGCGGGTCATCCGAGTTGGACTCCACCAGGAAGGGCGCCCAGTAGAACTCCACGGTGGCGTTGTAATCATGCGCCGTGAACACGTTGAGCGATCCGTTGTTGACGAACTTGTGCAGCGTCTTGTGGCCCCAGGGCACCACAGACTGCACCAGGCACACCATGGACTCCCACTGGTTGCGGTTCAGCGAGTCACCCACGAACATGAGCCGCTTGTTGCGCAGCCGCTCAAGCAGCAACCGAGCATCGTACCTGGACCAATCACATCACAAATCATCGATCTATTCCACCCCCAATCCCATAGTCGGATGCAGGTAATAAATGGAGGGGGAAAAATGGCTGTGTCGGTGGATCAGGATTAGCAGCTAGCTGCAATGCAACATTCCTGGTGGAGTAGTTGCTAGCGCAGCAGGAGACTCCAGATCTCAAATCTACTTGCATTGCATTCTGACTGACGGAGCGACGAattactattactactactactaaacacaaatggaggagcaggagcaggagcagtaaATACCCTACCTGGGCAGGTCGCATCCATCGGGCTGCCACCGCCACTTCTGGTACGAGTCGTCGCGGCGGCCGTTGCGCATGCACGTCACCTGCTCCGTCAGGAACTCGCACTCCGACTCGCGGTACAGCGGCGCCTGCTCGCCGGCCGCGTCGAACGTCCACCGACCCCGGTACAGGTCGCACCCGGCAACCTggggaggaggcggcggcggtggcggtggcttcTGGGTTtgctcctcctcctgctgctgctgcttctgcCTTCCCTTAGTATTCTCCACGAGTTCCTCCTCCGCCAGCGCCACCACGGGGATGGGGATGGGGAGGGTCAGGGGCTTCTGCTTCTGCTCCGCTTCCGTACGATCTCCAACCTCCCGCTCCTCAGCTTCCACCCCCTGGTGCGCCGCCTCCTGCAGCACCCTTAGGTCGGGTGACCTCGCCCGCCCGGAGACGCCTACCTCAGCGGCGTCGGCTGTTGTTGCTGAGCTGGAGGAGCCGGAGGCCGCCTTCACCACGTCCTCGTTGTACAGGAAGGTGGCGACGAGGAAGATGGAGACGACGAGGCCCGCGAGCGACAGCCGCGCCGTGGGCCTGCGCGCGGCCGGCTGCTTGGCGGCCGGCGGCGCCGCGGCGGAAGCGGGCTTGCGCCGGTGCTGCATCGCATCCGAGGGCCGATGATGTGATCTGATTCTGATCTGATGGATCTCCGTCCGCGCACCTCCCTGCCCACCCCAGCCTCTATCTATGCTTGCCTGCTTCGCTGGGGCTGGGGGGCTGGAGTAGGACTAGCACGCAGCAGCGGAGCAGCCAGCACCAGCAGGGATCCAAACCCCCTAGCTAGCTAGCAACTCCTCGACCTAAACCGAGagcagcgcagagagagagagagagagagagagagagagagaggagagtcgAGAGGAAAAGACGCGGGGATGAGATGGGCGCAACGGCAGGGGATGGGGATggagacggagacggagacggagTCCCAGTCCCAGGCAAGGAAACAGGAAgattcctctctccctcctccctctgtcTCCCTCTCCCTTGTGTGCTACCTGCTCCGCACACGTCTAACCCTGCGCTGCGAGACTAGTCAAGCAAACATAGTATTTCCTCTCTCATTGATGACACCATCCAAATTTCTTTTTATTACACCTTGTTCTCTTATTTCTGGATTAGATGGTATCGAAAAAAAATtaaaagaagtttgacttgtttgaatTAAACTTACTCAATTCACATGGATTGGGAGCTAACCGAATAAACCTTAAATAATTAGATGGCAACGAAGAATTTCCTAGAGAGGTTGAGCCCTCATGCCGTCTTTGTGGGGGAGAAAAATCTCGTCTTACTAGAAATGATTTTCCTCATCCTCGTCCCCAGCGGTGATTTCCCTCTCACCGCTGGGTACTCTAGTAATGAGTGGGATTAGAGTGGATTGAAATGTATTGAGATAGTATTTGATTTATTGGGGATTTACACCCTCTCCAATCCCTCTAAAACACTCTAATCCCAAAGTATCTAAACTAGGCCTCACGGGGATCCTCGTACCTAGTTGCACCGTGTGGGGATCCACGTACCCGATTGCAATGGGAGTGTGAGCGTCCATGCCGAGGGTGAAGTAGAGCAGATGGAGACTAGAGACCTGGTCACTTGGATCTGGACGACAGTGCGGAGGTCGAAGGGCCTCCACACGCGACTGCTCACCTCTATTGATTGTCGGTACTGATCCTCTGAGAGATCGAGTCTGATGTCCGCCTCTGGTACTCCACCTCCTAGCCCGAGCGGTTGCTCCAGGTGGGTGGTGCTTGAAAAGAAAATGGTCTCAACATTTCTTATAATCGATTtgttgtttgacgtccatcacaaaatatatgaactaactagtttgtgtAATTGATATttctctcaggtgcataaagttcaacataaacataCAAATAAAAAGAGTTGAAGGAATTCTATATAGTTTGGAGCATTCAAGATTGGGCGTAGCTAGTGGCGCACCAAATATCGTCCCCTGTGCTAAATCGTAAACGTTTATgaaaatcaccaagttagtgactagtgacataatttatttttgaaatataaaATACTACACCTGTCCAA contains these protein-coding regions:
- the LOC100275036 gene encoding Probable AMP deaminase-like, with amino-acid sequence MDSPYALHLAIAALVGASFAAASAYYMHRKTLDQLLRFARDQQRRRNRLLPEGDELEDGEEDPPPHWDHDRRTLPIPPGLPPLHTGREGRPVVSPGSTKRVGPIVRPTTPKSSVPTISAFDRIEDSDDEEDLVPDAKNDTAYLTPNGAIGSDLTDKASQNGELTSAPSTQMIRSHSATGSLHVPQLNPIAADILRKEPEHETFSKINITAVETPSPDEIEAYKVLQKCLELRQRYIFREEVAPWEKEIITDPSTPKPNPNPFSYEHQAKTDHHFEMVDGVIHVYPNKDSKERLYPVADATTFFTDMHYVLRVLAAGDIRTVCHHRLNLLEQKFNLHLMVNTDRELLAQKAAPHRDFYNVRKVDTHVHHSACMNQKHLLRFIKSKLRKEPDEVVIFRDGTYLTLKEVFESLDLTGYDLNVDLLDVHADKSTFHRFDKFNLKYNPCGQSRLREIFLKQDNLIQGRFLAELTKEVFSDLEASKYQMAEYRISIYGRKKSEWDQMASWIVNNELYSENVVWLIQIPRIYNVYREMGTINSFQNLLDNIFLPLYEVTVDPASHPQLHVFLKQVVGLDLVDDESKPERRPTKHMPTPEQWTNIFNPAYAYYVYYCYANLYTLNKLRESKGMTTIKLRPHCGEAGDIDHLAAAFLTSHNIAHGVNLKKSPVLQYLYYLAQIGLAMSPLSNNSLFIDYHRNPFPTFFLRGLNVSLSTDDPLQIHLTKEPLVEEYSVAASLWKLSSCDLCEIARNSVYQSGFSHRLKSHWIGRNYYRRGPEGNDIHQTNVPHIRVEFRHTIWKEEMELIHFGNVNLPEEVDR
- the LOC100275422 gene encoding Protein ESKIMO 1, with the protein product MQHRRKPASAAAPPAAKQPAARRPTARLSLAGLVVSIFLVATFLYNEDVVKAASGSSSSATTADAAEVGVSGRARSPDLRVLQEAAHQGVEAEEREVGDRTEAEQKQKPLTLPIPIPVVALAEEELVENTKGRQKQQQQEEEQTQKPPPPPPPPPQVAGCDLYRGRWTFDAAGEQAPLYRESECEFLTEQVTCMRNGRRDDSYQKWRWQPDGCDLPRYDARLLLERLRNKRLMFVGDSLNRNQWESMVCLVQSVVPWGHKTLHKFVNNGSLNVFTAHDYNATVEFYWAPFLVESNSDDPQAHSVMNRVIAWRAIAKHAKNWKGVDYLVFNSYIWWLNTFEMKVIRRHQHQLEKEEEGVRWSKYALVDRPVAYREVLKTWARWVDRHIDPNRTRVFFMGMSPNHVTPWAWGNDGGIKCAMETQPISNNRTGRLDIGTDWRLHGVARGVLARYLRRVPVHFVDITGLSELRKDAHTSVHTLRQGKLLTPEQQADPKTYADCIHWCLPGLPDTWNHFLYAHILSLSSSAQDH
- the LOC100275036 gene encoding probable AMP deaminase-like isoform X1, with product MDSPYALHLAIAALVGASFAAASAYYMHRKTLDQLLRFARDQQRRRNRLLPEGDELEDGEEDPPPHWDHDRRTLPIPPGLPPLHTGREGCRPVVSPGSTKRVGPIVRPTTPKSSVPTISAFDRIEDSDDEEDLVPDAKNDTAYLTPNGAIGSDLTDKASQNGELTSAPSTQMIRSHSATGSLHVPQLNPIAADILRKEPEHETFSKINITAVETPSPDEIEAYKVLQKCLELRQRYIFREEVAPWEKEIITDPSTPKPNPNPFSYEHQAKTDHHFEMVDGVIHVYPNKDSKERLYPVADATTFFTDMHYVLRVLAAGDIRTVCHHRLNLLEQKFNLHLMVNTDRELLAQKAAPHRDFYNVRKVDTHVHHSACMNQKHLLRFIKSKLRKEPDEVVIFRDGTYLTLKEVFESLDLTGYDLNVDLLDVHADKSTFHRFDKFNLKYNPCGQSRLREIFLKQDNLIQGRFLAELTKEVFSDLEASKYQMAEYRISIYGRKKSEWDQMASWIVNNELYSENVVWLIQIPRIYNVYREMGTINSFQNLLDNIFLPLYEVTVDPASHPQLHVFLKQVVGLDLVDDESKPERRPTKHMPTPEQWTNIFNPAYAYYVYYCYANLYTLNKLRESKGMTTIKLRPHCGEAGDIDHLAAAFLTSHNIAHGVNLKKSPVLQYLYYLAQIGLAMSPLSNNSLFIDYHRNPFPTFFLRGLNVSLSTDDPLQIHLTKEPLVEEYSVAASLWKLSSCDLCEIARNSVYQSGFSHRLKSHWIGRNYYRRGPEGNDIHQTNVPHIRVEFRHTIWKEEMELIHFGNVNLPEEVDR